One part of the bacterium genome encodes these proteins:
- a CDS encoding secretion system protein E, with amino-acid sequence MRIGEKLISLGLISDDQLQIALQEQKRSRKLVGQILVEMGFLTESALTEVLAESSGTQRFDPKTAVLDSAVIRTIPKDVAMRQKVLAVEMAGDTVKIAMADVFNVLAIDQIRRFFPKNTQLIPVFCSETEILELIDKYYDYEMSIDGILEEIETGIRSKKVVLEGETDGYVNPTVRLVNAILLDSIKQGASDIHFEPEGNFLRLRYRIDGSLKQVRSFHLSYWAAMLVRIKIMSNMNIAETRQPQDGRIAFNAMGREVDFRVAAHPMVHGENIVMRTLDKAKSLVSLDKLGFSEHNINLLKKLLKRPEGIIIVTGPTGSGKTTTLYSVLGYINSIEVNIMTLEDPVEYQLPLIRQTNVREGGTDFVNGIKSLMRQDPDIIFVGEIRDKDTAVMAVRAALTGHQVYSTLHTNDAIGSIPRLMDIGVPSHLIAGTMICALAQRLARKLCPKCRAPRRATVDECQILGFDPDESPTIYDAAGCEHCNGSGYKGRVAIAEILAFDPGLDDLIAKHATRNQMMEYCMDNGFVRMADDGVDKVVKGVIDMEELIGNIDMTARL; translated from the coding sequence ATGCGCATCGGGGAAAAGCTGATTTCACTGGGGCTGATTTCCGACGACCAGTTGCAGATTGCGCTGCAGGAACAAAAGCGAAGCCGAAAGCTGGTGGGGCAGATTCTGGTGGAGATGGGCTTCCTCACCGAGAGCGCGCTGACGGAAGTACTGGCCGAAAGCTCCGGCACGCAGCGGTTTGACCCCAAGACGGCAGTGCTGGACAGTGCCGTGATCCGCACCATCCCGAAGGATGTGGCCATGCGCCAGAAGGTGCTGGCCGTGGAGATGGCGGGCGATACGGTTAAAATCGCCATGGCGGATGTGTTCAACGTGCTGGCCATTGACCAGATCCGCCGTTTCTTCCCGAAGAACACGCAGCTGATCCCGGTGTTCTGCTCGGAGACGGAAATCCTCGAGCTGATCGACAAATATTACGATTACGAGATGTCGATCGACGGGATTCTGGAAGAGATCGAAACCGGCATCCGCAGCAAGAAGGTGGTGCTGGAAGGTGAAACGGACGGATATGTGAACCCGACCGTGCGTCTGGTGAACGCCATTTTGCTGGATTCCATCAAGCAGGGCGCATCCGACATCCATTTTGAGCCGGAGGGGAACTTTCTGCGGCTGCGTTACCGCATTGACGGCAGTTTGAAGCAGGTGCGCTCGTTCCACCTGAGCTACTGGGCGGCGATGCTGGTGCGCATCAAGATCATGTCCAACATGAACATCGCCGAGACGCGCCAGCCGCAGGACGGGCGCATCGCTTTCAACGCCATGGGCCGCGAGGTGGACTTTCGCGTGGCCGCGCACCCGATGGTGCATGGCGAGAATATCGTGATGCGTACGCTTGACAAGGCGAAATCGCTGGTGTCGCTGGATAAGCTCGGCTTCAGCGAGCACAACATCAACCTGCTCAAGAAGCTGCTGAAGCGGCCGGAGGGCATCATCATTGTGACCGGCCCGACAGGTAGCGGAAAGACGACGACGCTTTATTCGGTGCTGGGGTATATCAACTCCATCGAGGTCAACATCATGACGCTCGAAGACCCGGTGGAATATCAGCTGCCGCTCATCCGCCAGACGAACGTACGCGAGGGCGGGACGGATTTCGTCAACGGCATCAAATCCCTGATGCGTCAGGATCCGGACATCATCTTCGTCGGGGAGATCCGCGATAAGGACACCGCCGTGATGGCCGTGCGCGCGGCGCTGACGGGCCACCAGGTATATTCCACGCTGCACACCAACGATGCGATAGGTTCCATCCCGCGTCTGATGGATATCGGCGTTCCGTCACATTTGATTGCGGGCACCATGATCTGTGCGCTGGCGCAGCGGCTTGCGCGCAAGCTCTGCCCCAAATGCCGCGCGCCGCGCCGCGCAACGGTGGATGAATGCCAGATACTCGGGTTCGACCCGGATGAATCCCCTACGATTTATGACGCCGCAGGCTGCGAACATTGCAATGGCAGCGGTTATAAGGGCCGCGTGGCGATTGCCGAGATTCTTGCGTTTGACCCCGGGCTGGATGACCTGATCGCCAAGCATGCCACCCGTAATCAGATGATGGAATATTGCATGGATAACGGCTTTGTCCGCATGGCCGATGACGGGGTGGACAAGGTGGTGAAAGGCGTGATCGACATGGAAGAGTTGATCGGCAATATCGACATGACGGCGAGGTTGTAA
- a CDS encoding type II secretion system F family protein, with the protein MPTFRYSALNEKARSIKGELSAANDIDLEERLKEVGLELIDYRIVKQKGSSRFSKVNLKDMILLCLQLEQLDRAGVPLLDALSDARDAAQSGKMRDVLSDVFDSVKSGEVLSKAFAKYPRVFDSVFTGLIAAGEKTGQLAKSFDHLSHHMKWVNDLRRKVRKALAYPAVLAVVVSGVITTLMLTVVPKLTDFMLSQGFELPIHTKILIAFSHFMGDYWYIVLPTPVVLIMVIATLYRISEPFAYRFDLMSLKIPVIGPTIRKIDMARFTHFFAVMFSSGIDILECLSSAKKVVNNRVINASIDTVIRAVSEGNSLTNALRMSNQFPNLVVRMFKIGEDSGNLEEALENVNFFYDREVNDAVDRLVGMIQPTMTLVLGMMIAWIVASVFGPLYQTFSNLKF; encoded by the coding sequence ATGCCCACCTTCCGTTACAGCGCACTCAATGAAAAAGCCCGGAGCATCAAGGGCGAGCTTTCCGCCGCCAACGACATTGACTTGGAAGAACGGCTGAAGGAAGTCGGCCTTGAGCTGATCGATTACCGCATCGTGAAGCAGAAGGGCAGCTCACGCTTTTCAAAGGTCAACCTCAAGGACATGATCCTGCTCTGTTTGCAGCTGGAGCAGCTGGACCGCGCGGGCGTGCCGCTGCTGGATGCGCTTTCGGACGCACGGGATGCGGCACAGTCCGGCAAGATGCGTGACGTGCTTTCCGACGTGTTCGATTCGGTCAAAAGCGGCGAGGTGCTTTCCAAAGCATTCGCTAAATATCCGCGCGTGTTCGATTCGGTGTTCACCGGCCTGATTGCCGCCGGTGAAAAAACGGGCCAGCTGGCCAAATCCTTCGACCATTTGAGCCACCACATGAAATGGGTGAACGACCTGCGGCGCAAAGTGCGCAAGGCGCTCGCCTACCCGGCCGTGCTGGCCGTGGTGGTGAGCGGGGTGATCACCACGCTGATGCTCACCGTGGTGCCCAAGCTGACGGATTTCATGCTGAGTCAGGGTTTTGAACTGCCCATCCACACAAAAATCCTGATCGCCTTCTCTCACTTCATGGGCGATTACTGGTATATTGTATTACCGACGCCGGTGGTCCTCATCATGGTGATCGCGACGCTTTACCGCATATCGGAACCGTTCGCCTACCGGTTCGATTTGATGTCGTTGAAAATCCCGGTGATCGGGCCGACGATCCGCAAGATCGACATGGCACGCTTCACGCACTTTTTCGCGGTGATGTTTTCCAGCGGCATCGACATTCTGGAATGTCTTTCCAGCGCGAAGAAGGTGGTGAATAACCGCGTGATCAATGCGTCCATCGATACGGTGATACGCGCCGTGTCGGAGGGTAATTCGCTGACCAATGCGCTGCGCATGTCCAACCAGTTTCCCAACCTGGTGGTGCGCATGTTCAAGATCGGCGAGGATAGCGGCAACCTGGAGGAAGCGCTCGAGAACGTGAACTTTTTCTACGACCGCGAAGTGAACGACGCCGTGGACCGGCTGGTGGGGATGATCCAACCCACCATGACGCTGGTGCTCGGCATGATGATTGCCTGGATTGTGGCCAGCGTGTTCGGGCCGCTTTACCAGACATTCAGCAACCTCAAATTCTGA